In a single window of the Streptomyces sp. CGMCC 4.7035 genome:
- the dnaG gene encoding DNA primase, producing the protein MAGRINDEDVKAVRDAVPIDSVVSEYLQLRNAGGGNLKGLCPFHDEKSPSFQVSPSKGLFHCFGCQEGGDTLTFVMKVDHLSFSEAVERLAARAGITLRYEEGGYNPTHQRGERIRLIEAHKLAAQWYAEQLGVSPEAEAGRKFLAERGFDQAAAVHFGVGYSPQGWDHLTRYLRGKGFSDKELLLSGLAQEGRRGPIDRFRGRLMWPIRDIGGDVVGFGARKLYEADNGPKYLNTPETPIYKKSQVLYGIDLAKKEIAKTSRAVVVEGYTDVMACHLAGVTTAIATCGTAFGGEHIKILRRLLMDNGMARVIFTFDGDAAGQKAALRAFEDDQKFAAETYIAIAPDGMDPCELRLAKGDEAVADLVEPRMPLFEFALRQMVVRYDLDTPAGRAAALDEAAPVVARIKNSGAQHEVAVQLAGMLGILDTQFVVKRVAQLARWARDRGGRGPAPTGQRSSQPYEAAPRPAAPGPALNLRNPVFATERELLKLALQRPELVSPAFDAYGVDEFTAQQYAAVREAIMEAGGAEYGVQDPQEYLVRVREAAPDDTVRAMVTELAVEAIMRRTVDEVYAGTVLVSVRRRAVERRVHEIQGALTRLGHQADPAHLTAVQNELWVLQQYDQALRERGAGAL; encoded by the coding sequence GTGGCAGGACGGATCAACGACGAGGACGTGAAGGCGGTACGGGACGCGGTCCCGATCGACTCCGTCGTGTCCGAGTACCTCCAGCTGCGCAACGCGGGCGGCGGGAACCTGAAGGGTCTGTGCCCGTTCCACGACGAGAAGTCGCCGTCCTTCCAGGTCAGCCCGAGCAAGGGGCTGTTCCACTGCTTCGGCTGCCAGGAGGGCGGCGACACCCTCACGTTCGTGATGAAGGTCGACCACCTCTCCTTCTCGGAGGCGGTGGAGCGCCTCGCCGCCCGGGCGGGCATCACGCTGCGGTACGAGGAGGGCGGGTACAACCCCACCCACCAGCGCGGCGAGCGCATCCGTCTGATCGAGGCCCACAAGCTGGCCGCCCAGTGGTACGCCGAGCAGCTCGGTGTCAGTCCCGAGGCCGAGGCGGGACGAAAGTTCCTGGCCGAGCGCGGTTTCGACCAGGCCGCCGCGGTCCACTTCGGCGTCGGCTACAGCCCCCAGGGCTGGGACCACCTCACCCGCTATCTCCGCGGCAAGGGCTTCTCCGACAAGGAGCTGCTGCTCTCCGGCCTCGCCCAGGAGGGCCGCCGGGGCCCCATCGACCGCTTCCGCGGCCGGTTGATGTGGCCGATCCGCGACATCGGCGGGGACGTGGTGGGCTTCGGCGCGCGGAAGCTGTACGAGGCGGACAACGGCCCCAAGTACCTGAACACCCCCGAGACGCCGATCTACAAGAAGTCCCAGGTCCTCTACGGCATCGACCTGGCGAAGAAGGAGATCGCGAAGACGAGCCGCGCGGTGGTGGTCGAGGGCTACACGGACGTCATGGCCTGCCACCTCGCGGGGGTCACCACGGCCATCGCGACCTGCGGCACGGCCTTCGGCGGCGAGCACATCAAGATCCTGCGGCGGCTGCTGATGGACAACGGCATGGCGCGGGTGATCTTCACCTTCGACGGTGACGCGGCCGGTCAGAAGGCGGCCCTGCGGGCGTTCGAGGACGATCAGAAGTTCGCCGCCGAGACGTACATCGCGATCGCGCCGGACGGTATGGACCCCTGTGAGCTGCGCCTCGCGAAGGGCGACGAGGCGGTCGCCGACCTGGTCGAACCCCGCATGCCGCTCTTCGAGTTCGCGCTGCGCCAGATGGTGGTCCGCTACGACCTCGACACCCCCGCGGGCCGCGCGGCCGCGCTGGACGAGGCCGCGCCCGTCGTCGCGCGCATCAAGAACAGCGGCGCCCAGCACGAGGTCGCGGTGCAGCTCGCGGGCATGCTCGGCATCCTCGACACGCAGTTCGTGGTCAAACGGGTGGCGCAGCTGGCCCGTTGGGCGCGCGACCGGGGCGGCCGCGGTCCCGCGCCGACCGGTCAGCGCTCTTCGCAGCCGTACGAGGCGGCCCCCCGCCCGGCCGCCCCGGGTCCGGCGCTCAACCTCCGCAACCCGGTCTTCGCGACCGAGCGCGAGCTGCTCAAACTCGCCCTCCAGCGCCCGGAGTTGGTTTCGCCCGCGTTCGACGCGTACGGGGTCGACGAGTTCACCGCGCAGCAGTACGCGGCCGTCCGCGAGGCGATCATGGAGGCGGGCGGCGCGGAGTACGGCGTCCAGGACCCGCAGGAGTACCTGGTCCGCGTCCGCGAGGCGGCCCCCGACGACACGGTCCGCGCCATGGTCACGGAACTGGCGGTCGAGGCGATCATGCGCAGGACGGTGGACGAGGTGTACGCGGGCACCGTGCTCGTCTCGGTCCGCCGCCGCGCGGTCGAACGCCGCGTCCATGAGATCCAGGGCGCCCTGACCCGCCTGGGCCACCAGGCGGACCCGGCCCACCTGACCGCCGTACAGAACGAGTTGTGGGTCCTCCAGCAGTACGACCAGGCGTTGCGGGAGAGGGGCGCGGGGGCGCTGTAA
- a CDS encoding NAD(P)/FAD-dependent oxidoreductase codes for MVDADQTFVIVGGGLAGAKAAETLRAEGFTGRVILICDERDHPYERPPLSKGYLLGKEERDSVFVHEPAWYARNDVELHLGQTVDAIDRAAKTVRFGDDGTLVHYDKLLLVTGAEPRRLDIPGTDLAGVHHLRRLAHAERLKGVLAALGRDNGHLVIAGAGWIGLEVAAAAREYGAEVTIIEPLPTPLHGVLGPEVGNLFAELHREHGVRFRFGVRLTEIVGQDGMVLAARTDDGEEHPAHDVLAAIGAAPRVGLAEAAGLELADRAHGGGIAVDTRLRTSDPDIYAAGDVASFPLELFGTRLRVEHWANALNGGPAAARSMLGRDVTYDRVPYFFSDQYDMGMEYSGWAPPGSCDEVVIRGDVGKRHFIAFWLKEDRVLAGMNVNVWDVTDRIQELIRSRVRVDQEALADPSVPLESLSDRA; via the coding sequence GTGGTCGACGCGGATCAGACATTCGTCATCGTCGGAGGAGGTCTCGCCGGCGCGAAGGCGGCCGAGACGCTCCGGGCGGAGGGTTTCACCGGCCGCGTGATACTGATCTGCGACGAACGCGACCACCCATATGAGCGGCCTCCCCTCTCCAAGGGCTATCTGCTGGGCAAGGAGGAGCGCGACAGCGTCTTCGTCCACGAGCCCGCCTGGTACGCGCGCAACGACGTCGAGCTGCACCTCGGCCAGACCGTCGACGCCATCGACCGCGCCGCCAAGACCGTCCGCTTCGGCGACGACGGCACGCTCGTCCACTACGACAAGCTGCTCCTCGTGACCGGCGCCGAGCCCCGCCGCCTGGACATCCCGGGGACGGATCTCGCGGGCGTCCACCATCTGCGCCGCCTGGCCCACGCCGAGCGTCTGAAGGGCGTCCTCGCCGCGCTCGGCCGGGACAACGGCCACCTCGTGATCGCGGGCGCCGGCTGGATCGGCCTGGAGGTCGCGGCGGCGGCCCGCGAGTACGGCGCGGAGGTCACCATCATCGAGCCGCTGCCGACGCCGCTGCACGGGGTCCTCGGCCCCGAGGTGGGCAACCTCTTCGCCGAGCTGCACCGCGAGCACGGCGTCCGCTTCCGCTTCGGCGTCAGGCTCACCGAGATCGTCGGCCAGGACGGCATGGTGCTGGCCGCCCGCACCGACGACGGCGAGGAGCACCCCGCGCACGACGTGCTCGCCGCGATCGGCGCGGCGCCGAGGGTCGGTCTCGCGGAGGCGGCGGGGCTGGAGCTGGCCGACCGTGCGCACGGGGGCGGCATCGCGGTGGACACCCGGCTGCGCACGTCCGACCCCGACATCTACGCGGCCGGTGACGTGGCGTCCTTCCCGCTGGAGCTGTTCGGCACCCGGCTGCGCGTCGAGCACTGGGCCAACGCGCTGAACGGCGGCCCGGCGGCCGCCCGCTCGATGCTCGGGCGTGATGTGACGTACGACCGGGTGCCGTACTTCTTCTCGGACCAGTACGACATGGGGATGGAGTACTCGGGGTGGGCGCCGCCGGGGTCGTGCGACGAGGTGGTGATCCGGGGCGATGTCGGAAAGCGGCACTTCATCGCGTTCTGGCTGAAGGAGGACAGGGTTCTGGCCGGGATGAACGTGAATGTGTGGGACGTCACAGACCGAATTCAGGAGCTGATCAGGTCGAGGGTCCGGGTGGACCAGGAGGCTCTGGCGGACCCGTCGGTGCCGCTGGAGAGTCTGTCGGACCGGGCCTAG